GAGCTGAGACCTGAACTATGAGGAAGAGGCGGCCAAGTGCAGAGCAAAGGAGCAGAGGCCCCCGTCACAGAAACCAGGCTGGTGTGTGAGACGGAGCACATCCAGTGTGACTGGAGGGCAGAGAGCCGGGGACCGTGACAGACGAACCCCAGCATGTAGACACGTGCCAGGCCACGGCAGGCCACGGCTAGGGGTAGGCCTTCTTCTAAAGGCAAAGGGAGGCAACGGGAGGGTTTGAACAAACCAGGGGAGGGTCGTGATCTCATTCACACTAAAGGATCACTCCGGCTGCCTTGTAAAGAATAGACCAAGAGCTGAAGCAGGAAGTTAAGTTAGAAGGTGCCAGGCTAAGCTCAGACAGAATAAAACTAAGACAGAAACAGATGAACGTGGACTAGATTTTGGAACTAGAGCCCTATCACTTGCTGAGACAGGATGATGTGTGAACAAgcagtgagagaaagaaaaaaacaaaccaagaatGCCTCAAAGAGCATGAaggcacagaaataaactcagagCTAGCACGGCACTTGCTGATTTAGAATCCCAGGTGCCAGTGAGGAAGCACAGGGGTTCTCGGCATTTGGAAAGGGGACCCAAGTGAAATACAAGTTACTGCAGAGTGCTGGACTCAGAACCAGCAGAACCGGGCTCAGATCTGACTCCTTTCTAGCTTTTGACCTTGGGCCAGTCACCTCTTCCcctttttaaatggaaatggcAAGACAACCTCACTTGGTTGCTTAAAGGGGTACATGTCTGGGGAAATACCTGGTAGGCAGGAGGATCACTAAAAAACAACCCCAATCTAGAGGGGCAGTGGGTTATGTGACAAAAAAACAACTGCCCAGCCTGACCTACAACAACACTCATAAAACATAGCTGCTATGACATAAGTATGACCTAGTTCTAACTTTAATCTCATGCTAAGAATTTTGGTCACTGTTGTTTTCCAAATCAGCAGCATtacgatttttaaaaaattatttttaaaccataAATGTGTGATCTCAAATGACAGTACAGCTACTAGTAAACTTGTTTTTGTCATACTCTCAGAGTCCAAAGATATCTCATTATGAAATGTGTCCCCTCTTTTCTAGGAATAAAAGTAGTTCAGTAGTCCCTGTTATGTTTTATTCAAAAACATTGGGTGGCGTAAAATAATGCATCACAGGTTTTGCTACAGTTTTACTTTGTTCAGCACAGTATGCACTCAAACTGACAGAACCATAAGGGGACACACCTCTGGCCAAACAAGGGATGTGGCAACAGATCGCAGGATGAAAGCAGTACGCAAGGCCAAGAAGACCCCCAAGTCAGGTCTCAAGGGAACTAGCACCACTCTAGAGGAAAATCTGAGCACTCCGTAGAGTGCCAGAGTTGTCTATTTAACCCAGCCCTGCTTCAAGCACCATCAGATCACAGATGGTGCTGAAGATCATGAAGACCCTGTTTCTGGGCTCAGCCAGGCCCGAGTTCTCACCATAACTTACTGCCATTCATGGGCTTGGTCCCTTTCAGCAAGTTTCTAAACTTAAGCCTCTAACCCTCAGGTTTCCCAGTGTTAAAAATGGGAGTGATACCTATACCTCGTTGTTTTAATAATATGATGCATGTAAATACCATCTGGTACAGGGTCTGGCACACAGTGCCACCTACTATTAATAAAGTGGttcattcacttttctttttccatttgagGTAATACCTACTcaaagaaaacttggaaaattacaaagaaattataaagaaaaattaccCAACAACTTCTGTAACTTTTAGGATTACTAACTTCAGATTTCAAAATTCCTCAGCAAATTGTTTTTGACAGACCCAAACTGCTTTCTAAAGGTTCTACCAATTTACACTTGCATGAACCAAATATGCCCCCATTTCTGGACCTTCAAAAATAACTCACCTTTATTCTGGAGGTACTTATGCTCAGAagtactaaaaaacaaaaaagattccCAACCTCAAAATGATCACTGGGACTACAGTTCTGACACTAACAACTCtcttctgtcttcctctctccAAGAGGCTACTTGGGAAAATCCTTGTCTACAAagacttcccctgtggctcagctggtaaagaatccgcctgcaaagtgggagacctaggttcgatccctgggttgggaagatcccctggagaagggaaaggctacccactccagtattctggcctggagaatagtccatggggtcacaaagagtcggacacaactgagcgactttcacttcactcacaaaGACACAGCAAACAGCCTCTGAGCTACACAGGCTTTACCAAAAGAGCTTTTCTGCTCCTTTGCTCAAAGCAGAATCAGTCAAATTAACCCTCAACGAGATTAACAAACATTTTCCAACTGCTGGTTAGATCTCCAATTAAGCAAAATGGAATGTTTGTGAGGCCTCTGAAATATTCTATAAACCTTCTAAATGTAACTTCCAAATTTTCTCCCGAAGATTCCGTTGCCATTAGGTTTTCAAGCTTTAAAAGAGCTAAACCAGCTGGAACTTCAGCACACACAAAATTGGTAATTCATGCAAACGTTTGTGTATGCATAAATAAGCATAGGGAAATGTACATATGTATTATGTTAACATAAACTAAATATGGTACAAGTGATTGCTGAATCAAGTAAAACTCTCAATTTCCACGCAAAAGTAAAATGTTAGATCTAAAAGGAATCTTGTAAATCATCTCTAATCCAACTCTTCTTCAGTCAGAAGAAGAAATATGGCCAAAGAATGTAAATATCCAGCTCCCAGATCGAGATCCAAACAGTCATCTTCTGAGCCCAGATCTGCTTCTCATTAGGGCTTTTCCCCCACTGCCTTCCTGCTCTACCAAGATTTGAATAAATGCTTAGTAATAGAGCAAAACTCCCATGAAACCCCATTTTGCCAACACAAGACCTATCACCTTTTATCTGCATTTCACTTTAAGGTATATTAAGGCCTCATGATATTATAATAACGCTGCGTCCTGATTCCATTCCTCTTACAAAGAAGAaactgtggttcagttcagttcagtcgctcagtcgtgtccgactctttgcgaccccacgcacgtcaggcctccctgtccatcaccaactcccggagttgtgGTTCAACACCAGTTAAGTCACTCGTTCCTAGACTTTGGGGACagccaggctcttcatttcccaGGTGTGTGATCTGGGTCAAGACATCTGACTCTCTGTATCTCCGTTTAAAGACTAATAACACGGAATGAATGACACGTAGATTCCAGCACTGGTGGAAGAATGACACTGAGCGTCAACCCCGCGTAACAGACCTCGCTTGGTCCTTTCGGCCACACACCTCACGGGCTTCTGAAGAGAAGCTGGGCTGAGGGAGAGGCCGGGCTGTACCTGGACAGTCAAGCGCGGCGGGATCACAAGCTACGCGCTGCTCGCAGCTCAAAGTCACTCGGTGAATCAAGACCCCTGAGGAGCTTTCCGCCGCCTCACCAACCCAGCCGCTAGAACAGCGCCAAGCTCCGCCCTGGCGCCGGAAAGCTTCCGGCGTCCTCGACGTGACGCACAACCGCGTGAGCGAAACCCACATTCCATTGGTTGCTGTCGCCCGATGGGCGGAGCGACGCTCGACCGACCTCGAGCCGCGAGCCCTCTCCGCCCATGTCTCCGCCCCCTAAAGCCACCATCTCCATGGTGACCGATGCCCGGTCACCCATTCGGCCTCATGCCCGGAGTTGCATAATTGTCCCTGCGCCGGAAGCGGGCCTCCGTAGGCCGGAAGCGGGCCTCCGCGCGCCGGTTCTCTGTAAAGACGCCCGTCTGGGCGGCCGCAAGCGAAGTTGGCCCAGGACCCCGGCCTGGGTCGGACGGCGAAAGTGACGGACCTGTGCCGGTCCCAGTGACGATGGCGGTATTTCACGACGAGGTGGAGATCGAGGACTTCCAATACGACGAGGACTCGGAGACCTACTTCTACCCCTGCCCGTGTGGGGATAACTTCTGCATCACCAAGGTGACGGGCTGCTCCTCGGAGCGGGCGCGTGTTCGTTCTGCCGAGTTCCTGCCGCTGACCCGCGCGGCTGAGTTATCCGCTCCCTTTTTTCATCCCTTCTGAATTCTCCCAGAGTCGGTACTTTGCGCCGTTTGTGGCCACTTGATTCTGGTCTTTAGTCAAGcctgaggggagaggggagggggtggaCGGCGGCGAGTACCAGTCTTCTCGCCAACCCCCGCCGCTCAAGCTTCTCCTCCCTGGGATGCTTTTTGGAGGAAGGAGTGTGTTTTTGTCTtccgggtgggggagggggggggttgAGACGACTAAACCATGACTCACCCTCCTGagtgttttttcccccaagtgaCGCTTCCAGGGAAGAATGGGGCTGGCGTTTCTCTCGGGAGGTGCTTTTGGTCCTCACGTGCCTTgtggtttgtccagtggtcatgtatggatgtgagagttggactataaagaaagctgagcaccgaaatatTTTTGAACtatcatgttggagaagactcttgagagtcccttggactgcaaggagatccaaccagcccatcctaaaggagatcagtcctgaatattcattggaaggactgatgttgaagccgaaactccagtaccttggccacctgatgcgaagagctgactccttgggaaagactctgatgctgggaaagattgaaggcgggaggagaaggggacaacagaggatgaggtggttagatggcatcaaccactcgatggacatgagtttgagtaaactccgggagttggtgatggtcagggaggcctgacgtgctgcggtccgtagggttgcaaagagtcagacgcgactgaactgaactgaactgccttgtGGGGAGGGCAGCCTCCTAGGAGCTTGCCCACAGAATGAGAGGGTTGGGGAGGAAGAGATCGCCAAGGGAAGGTTGCGCTGACCATACggtgtttaattttatttataggaAGATTTGGAGAACGGGGAAGACGTGGCAACGTGCCCTAGCTGCTCTCTCATTATAAAAGTGATTTATGACAAGGTaagaaatcagtttttaaaacgGGGGGTAGGGGGGAGAGGGTTGCAAGAACCTTGAGCAGTCTGCCTGTGATATATAAGTGCAGGAGATTGTTTTCTAATGGTGTGTTAGGAAAATGCTATGTTTTTTAAACgaatttttaaaagccattcaTAAGTAAttgtaaattaaatttttgtattgtaaattaaaattttaaaagctcaatttattaactttttggagaaggcaataaaCTGTTCTGTATCTAATGAATATTACTGGAATTACTTATTTAACAGAGGAAAATGATCATAAAGATTATTTAATTGAAAGTCTTTATTCCTCCATTATTTAATAAGTAATTAAAATCGTTCAGAGCTCTTGGGCTTATTTTGAAAGGAACAGTTTTATAGTATCTCTTACCTGACTTATACATAGAACTCTGCATTATCTTGTTTGAGCTATGTCATAGttggaattttataattttcattttaatctttagTTGTCCTGTTGTTTTCATCCAAAGATGTTgacaatagaaaacaaaataagtgTTACAACTGCCCGCCTCAACCCCAACTTTTGGTCAGTACTTTGAAAGGAGTCTTAAGAGACTTAACATTCTACTTtctgagtttgttgttgttgagattTAATTGTCACATAACAGTGCTTAACATTCTTAAGGATAAACTCTAAAGTGGTTATAAGCAAGGTGGGCACAAGACCGTTAGACTCCTGACAGAAACAGGCTATAATTTAGACTGTACTTTAGCAGTTTACTGATTTATTCTTGCATTTAAATgtgttttgaaaagcagagaacaAGCCAATGGTGAGCAGGAGTGCTGGTATGTGGAGAGATGGCGATTTCAAGTCAGGTGATCAGGCAGTTAAGCTATTGagtagcatccctggcctctgcccatcCAATGCCAGTGGCACCCCTCAGTATGTCACCCCAGAATGTCTCTACACATTGCCAAGTGTCCCCAAAGATAAAAGTAACACCTCCTTTCCACCACCCATTGAGAACCCTGTGTTATAGCAAGGCGGCTGATTTACAGACGTTGATAACATGGAGCCTCATGCTGATGGTGGACCATAGATTCCGAAGAACACAGTGGGAGGGTTCCAGGCGCTGGGCAGCAGTCAGAGATTGCCGGGGACCGAATAAGGCTGATCCTTACAGGGATCAGACTACAGGAGATGAGGAGAAACCTGGAACACAGAGGTTTCCTGGAGTGGCTGGCATAAGCCAGGATAAATCATCAGAGGGTGAACTTCATTTGCAGAGTAGCTAATTTGCAGATTATCTGTGTTGGGAAACATAAAAGAGCTACCCACTTTAGTTGGAAGAAGTAATTTGAAGAGAACAGGTATTTGAGTGACCAAATATTGAAGTGGAGAAGTAGTGGTGCAAGTAGTAATTAATACAGAAACTTAAAAGATATAACATGTGTTTCATAAATGTGATTTCTGAGAAGTGGGAGCTCTGTAGTGAAGATGGACATGTTTGTTTATAAGGTaaggtgtgtgcgtgctaagtcactttagtcgtgtcttcctgtgcaaccctatggactttagcccgccagtcttctctgtccatgggattctccaggcaagaatactggagtgggttgccatgccctcttccagaggatcttccagacccacggatcaaatccatgtctgttacctttcctgcactggcagttgggttctttaccactagcatgacCTAAGATAATAATATGGTGCATTAAATATGAATTTGGGTCTAAAAACTTACACACTTTCAAGATCATGTTTCTGGCGCTGACTTTGACCAAGGATGAAGTCatagaacaaaggaaaaactTAACAGAGCAAGACTGATTGTGTAACAAAATGAAATCTTACTATTGATGCATCTGTGACACACACTCAATGAGTAGTGTAATTTCTTGTTCTGTCTTAGGATCAGTTCACGTGTGGAGAGACAGTCCCAGCCCCTTCCACCAGCAAAGAACTAGTTAAATGCTGAAGAAGACTTTTAGATTCTAAAACCTGAACTTGGGGAATGAGGCAAGCTGGAAAAGTCTAATGCAGAGTCACCGGCTTCTTCACGGGGACAATCATTTTGTGGTTTGCTGTTCATGAGAGCCGATTCCTTCCATTGGGCGCCAAGTTCATCTCCTGTTGAAGAAGCAAGTCCACCACATGGCATACCTGGATTTTGTGCTTAAACTTTGAACTGGAAGTGTTTGCATCCAAACATAAAAGAAGATAATTTGAAATCAGTGCTTTTTtccctcagttttatttttatatctttatgacTTTGTTATCTGACCACAGCATCATCTACCTCAAAGCATTAGTTTTCTTTaacttaaagatttttattttggtcACTTACgaagatttttaaaatcagcCCTTTCTTTGCAGTTTAACATCAGCTTTGCTGCTGTAAGCTAAAGGAAGTCAGTTGCCTCTGGTCCGTTGGGACTGCACCTTCTAGTCGCTCACCACACGGACCTTCATCAGGGATATGTGTTCTGTTAAATATGCCATTTCATTAGGCTTCATATACTGGGTCCTGGTCGTGGTGCAAAGGAAGAATATACTGAGCTCACAAAGTTAGTGAGTTAAGAAGaaaagtcaaaaaacaaaatggtCAAAGAATATGGACTTTGCTTATCAATATTCTGTGTTTTCCTTGAAAATCAGGACATGATAAAAAAACAGCCA
This window of the Dama dama isolate Ldn47 chromosome 19, ASM3311817v1, whole genome shotgun sequence genome carries:
- the DPH3 gene encoding diphthamide biosynthesis protein 3, with amino-acid sequence MAVFHDEVEIEDFQYDEDSETYFYPCPCGDNFCITKEDLENGEDVATCPSCSLIIKVIYDKDQFTCGETVPAPSTSKELVKC